The Paenibacillus sp. FSL R7-0204 genome includes a region encoding these proteins:
- a CDS encoding O-antigen ligase family protein, giving the protein MSKPVYGKNAVQSRNVEKISSYIWALAIGFIVFLVWAPFQVGLFNGQQIDFEKPIYLSSLLSSLLLLVWVGLYFSKFKLEGQRDALAVASLLLPATYALSLIGAASHYMAMNLLFIQSMYVAIFIIALYLLQQKQLNVVIQNAILAIAYFIVGFGLLNWLGSWKFAGGLVGWFSNTVGNGKYLDAVMTDSNGLRLTSIFQYANTYAAFLMAFLFVAVYALIRSKKWYGMLTHSFMLVPIIVSLLLTLSRGGLVMLPVVFILLLLFLKPAQQILWIIHLALSGLAALLVTNPLTTLGTELNTTYSSSSALKAWAYLLGASAVVAALGWVIQRFVAPWLHGKLGGSETRKFTGLWIPLGSVVAVAVVAFLLIGTGLKSILPDNIESRLENINFKQHSVLERFTFYKDAMKVVKDYPVLGSGGGGWSALYEEYQNNPYVSRQVHNFFLQYLIEVGIVGFIVFMGFIGYIFYKYIRAYLKRDKDEFNNGFFFYIIALSILVHSLLDFNMSYAFMGILVFIGLAGMGAVMDNKPLRQSWNKAGIRMGYMAVLTIGTIFLLFLSSSYIGSSNAALKGKNLVAVSTSYEEIKTPLVKALDARPYHPEAALYLSSLDMQVFKQTQDAQYLDEASNVLTRALKDEPYNKNLLTQLASYYDLKGQPDMALAVYSDNAYKFNWDITWYESLINRAQTLAAVASEQKDEAKKQEYIATGLAAYKHVVDGVEHLKTLPPEQMQGRPFSVTPAIALNAGKLKVISGQNDVAAATLKLGLTEDYSDTTNRELARWYLAALKKAGAAVDQPVYDKLVAADPAEAAAIEAVVNTQY; this is encoded by the coding sequence GTGTCGAAACCAGTATACGGTAAAAATGCGGTTCAGTCGAGAAATGTTGAAAAGATATCCAGTTACATATGGGCATTAGCGATAGGGTTCATTGTTTTTTTAGTCTGGGCCCCGTTTCAAGTAGGATTATTTAACGGGCAGCAGATTGACTTTGAGAAGCCGATCTATCTGTCTTCACTCCTAAGCAGCCTGTTGCTGTTAGTGTGGGTAGGCTTGTACTTTTCCAAGTTCAAGCTGGAGGGACAGCGTGATGCGCTGGCTGTGGCTTCGCTGCTGTTGCCTGCTACCTATGCGTTGTCGCTTATTGGCGCTGCTTCGCATTATATGGCGATGAACCTGCTGTTTATTCAGAGCATGTATGTCGCAATATTCATTATAGCGTTATATTTGCTCCAGCAAAAGCAACTAAATGTTGTCATTCAAAATGCCATTCTGGCGATTGCTTATTTCATCGTCGGTTTCGGTCTGCTGAACTGGCTTGGCAGTTGGAAATTCGCCGGTGGGCTGGTAGGCTGGTTCTCCAATACGGTGGGTAATGGTAAATACTTGGATGCAGTCATGACGGATTCTAACGGGCTGCGTCTGACCTCCATTTTCCAGTATGCCAATACTTATGCAGCCTTCCTAATGGCCTTCCTGTTCGTAGCGGTATATGCCCTGATTCGCTCCAAAAAGTGGTACGGCATGCTGACACACAGCTTCATGCTGGTACCAATTATTGTATCTCTGCTGCTGACCTTGTCCCGTGGGGGACTTGTCATGCTGCCTGTAGTGTTCATCCTGCTCCTGCTGTTCTTGAAGCCTGCACAGCAGATTCTCTGGATTATTCATCTCGCGCTTTCTGGCCTTGCGGCTCTGCTGGTTACTAACCCGCTGACAACACTTGGAACAGAGCTAAATACTACTTATTCCTCATCATCAGCACTTAAAGCTTGGGCTTACCTGCTGGGGGCCTCTGCAGTCGTTGCTGCTTTGGGCTGGGTGATCCAAAGGTTTGTGGCGCCATGGCTGCACGGGAAGCTGGGGGGCTCGGAAACACGTAAATTCACAGGACTATGGATTCCACTCGGATCAGTCGTGGCTGTAGCGGTTGTTGCTTTCCTGCTCATTGGGACAGGCTTGAAAAGTATTTTACCAGATAATATTGAGTCACGGCTGGAGAACATTAACTTCAAGCAGCATAGTGTACTCGAACGCTTTACTTTCTATAAAGATGCTATGAAGGTAGTGAAGGATTATCCGGTTCTCGGATCGGGTGGGGGCGGCTGGTCTGCTTTATATGAAGAGTACCAGAACAATCCTTATGTGAGCCGTCAGGTCCATAACTTCTTCCTGCAGTATTTGATCGAAGTCGGGATTGTCGGGTTCATTGTATTTATGGGCTTTATCGGGTATATTTTCTACAAATACATTCGTGCCTACCTGAAACGTGACAAGGATGAGTTCAATAACGGATTCTTCTTCTACATTATTGCACTGTCTATCCTTGTACACAGTCTGCTGGACTTTAATATGAGTTACGCGTTCATGGGTATTCTGGTGTTCATCGGTTTGGCTGGTATGGGCGCTGTAATGGATAACAAGCCGCTCCGCCAGAGCTGGAACAAAGCTGGAATTCGGATGGGATACATGGCTGTACTGACCATCGGGACGATATTCCTGCTGTTCCTGTCGAGCAGTTATATCGGGTCCAGCAATGCTGCGCTCAAGGGCAAAAACTTAGTTGCCGTGAGTACTTCCTATGAGGAAATTAAAACTCCTTTGGTCAAAGCATTAGATGCCCGTCCATACCATCCGGAAGCAGCATTATACTTGTCCTCTCTTGACATGCAGGTATTCAAGCAAACTCAAGATGCGCAGTATCTGGATGAAGCGTCCAATGTGTTGACACGTGCTCTGAAAGATGAGCCTTACAATAAAAATTTATTGACTCAATTGGCCAGCTATTATGATCTGAAAGGCCAACCTGACATGGCGTTGGCAGTGTACAGCGACAATGCCTACAAGTTCAACTGGGATATCACGTGGTATGAGTCATTGATTAACCGTGCTCAGACACTTGCTGCGGTAGCTAGTGAGCAGAAGGATGAGGCCAAGAAACAGGAATACATTGCAACCGGTCTGGCCGCATACAAACACGTGGTGGATGGCGTGGAGCATTTGAAAACTCTACCGCCTGAGCAGATGCAAGGACGTCCATTCTCTGTCACCCCCGCCATTGCACTAAATGCAGGTAAGCTAAAGGTCATCTCAGGACAAAATGATGTGGCTGCTGCTACGTTGAAACTTGGATTGACTGAAGATTACAGCGATACCACTAACCGCGAGTTAGCCCGCTGGTACTTGGCGGCACTCAAGAAAGCAGGAGCAGCAGTCGATCAGCCAGTCTATGACAAGCTGGTTGCCGCAGATCCGGCTGAGGCCGCAGCCATTGAGGCTGTTGTGAATACGCAGTACTGA
- a CDS encoding glycosyltransferase family 2 protein: protein MHVKVLLSTFNGEEYIAEQIESILNQDYKDLSLLIRDDGSLDNTVEKIQYFTLKYPERVKLIKGHNIGVINSFRFLLEEAENGHSFYSFCDQDDVWLPHKVETAVNTLNKQVETEPLMHFTSTYLTDSKLGVIKVWPSPPTKNLFFYNALIENIAVGTTITINKVAREMLLTKNPVEKNIIMHDWWFYLCISALGEVIYDPSPSVLYRQHERNLIGGNKSLRDLILRKYRSFSSNKGSRILYHQALEFWKCYENEVKGDVKEQLKLFLEPRNNILKRLIYLKKSRLHRQGIIENVWFKFLVVIGYI from the coding sequence GTGCATGTTAAAGTATTATTATCAACTTTTAACGGTGAAGAGTATATTGCTGAACAAATAGAAAGTATTTTGAATCAAGACTATAAGGATTTAAGCCTACTAATAAGAGATGATGGTTCTCTAGATAATACAGTGGAAAAAATTCAATACTTTACATTAAAGTATCCAGAACGGGTGAAGTTGATAAAAGGGCATAACATCGGAGTTATTAACAGCTTTCGTTTTTTATTAGAAGAAGCAGAAAACGGACATTCTTTTTACTCATTTTGCGATCAAGATGATGTTTGGCTGCCACACAAAGTTGAGACGGCTGTCAACACTTTGAATAAACAGGTTGAGACTGAACCTTTAATGCATTTCACTTCAACGTATCTAACGGATTCCAAATTGGGAGTGATTAAAGTGTGGCCATCTCCCCCGACAAAGAATCTGTTTTTTTACAATGCATTGATAGAGAATATTGCAGTAGGCACAACCATCACTATTAATAAAGTTGCTAGAGAGATGCTCCTTACAAAGAATCCAGTCGAAAAAAATATTATTATGCATGACTGGTGGTTCTATTTATGTATTTCAGCATTAGGAGAGGTGATTTATGATCCTTCACCTTCAGTGTTATATAGGCAACATGAGAGAAACTTAATTGGTGGAAATAAATCACTAAGAGATTTGATACTTCGGAAATACCGAAGTTTTTCTTCTAATAAAGGGAGCAGGATATTGTATCATCAAGCCTTAGAGTTTTGGAAATGCTATGAAAATGAGGTGAAGGGTGATGTAAAAGAACAACTCAAGCTTTTTTTAGAACCAAGAAACAACATACTTAAGCGTTTAATATACCTTAAAAAAAGCAGGCTTCATAGACAAGGAATAATTGAAAATGTCTGGTTTAAATTCCTTGTTGTTATCGGATATATCTGA
- a CDS encoding ABC transporter permease: MLKNTSLTYYKKYGFLLAQLVERDFKTKYRRSVLGVLWSLLNPLLIMTVQYMVFSTLFRFDIPNYAVYLLSGIVIFNFMSEATSQAMTCIIQNASLINKVYMPKYIYPFSRVLSCGVNFLFSLVALYIVIIVSGMKITYHHIALLYGISCLIIFICGLSLLLASLMVFFRDTQFLYSIVLTIWTYITPIFYPESILPSQMKLLMELNPMYHFIRFIRVIILNNGFPDPLAWVYCAIFAIVALIFGSLIFKKTQNNFILYL; encoded by the coding sequence GTGCTTAAAAATACTAGTTTAACCTATTATAAAAAATATGGTTTTCTTCTTGCACAATTAGTGGAAAGAGATTTTAAAACAAAATATAGAAGATCTGTTCTTGGAGTCCTGTGGAGTCTGTTAAATCCGCTTCTGATTATGACTGTTCAATATATGGTATTTTCAACTTTATTCCGCTTTGATATACCTAATTATGCTGTTTATTTACTTAGTGGTATTGTAATATTCAATTTTATGTCTGAAGCAACATCTCAGGCAATGACATGCATTATACAAAATGCTTCTTTAATAAATAAGGTGTACATGCCTAAGTACATATATCCTTTCTCACGTGTACTATCTTGTGGTGTGAATTTTTTGTTTTCTCTTGTGGCTTTATATATTGTAATTATTGTCTCTGGTATGAAAATTACGTATCACCATATTGCATTGCTTTATGGAATATCCTGCTTAATTATTTTTATTTGTGGGCTTTCTCTACTCCTCGCTTCTTTAATGGTATTTTTCCGTGACACACAGTTTCTTTATAGCATCGTGCTTACAATTTGGACCTATATCACACCTATATTTTATCCAGAAAGTATATTGCCCTCACAAATGAAATTGCTTATGGAGTTAAATCCGATGTATCACTTTATAAGATTTATCCGTGTAATTATTTTAAATAACGGATTTCCTGATCCGTTAGCATGGGTATATTGTGCGATTTTCGCTATTGTTGCATTGATATTTGGATCGTTGATATTTAAGAAAACTCAAAATAATTTTATTCTTTATTTATAA
- a CDS encoding ABC transporter ATP-binding protein has translation MIKVENVSMKFRMANDHITSLKEFMVKKIVGKLEYKEFIALNDVSFTIEKGDVVGIIGKNGAGKSTLLKIISGILSPSKGKLEVSGNIAPMLELGAGFDVDLTARENIYLNGAVLGYSKKYLTERYNDIVEFSELHDFMDTPIRNFSSGMTMRLAFSIATLVNPDILIVDEILSVGDSQFQKKSAKRMRELMSGGTTVLLVSHSIDQIRSMCNKVVWLEHGTVRMFGNAQEVCSEYTESSRQEYLVKEQKEHLVKENSTTYEWKEQLYTPTHIEKIDECYFIVDCWHQRVIYSSNLTEPIINWNTLSDTLGNPHSISSDGNVFLVDDAAGNEVRAFVKEGDKFIQTQILDRVGESPNKILYDAQAQRFFGISAMSQHVFVLNNSGDKVWIDKVIRLGYLQENSYIRNIRIIDGELFFVSGPGKIIVADYINSPFNIIREYKVPFELRGMNDILKIGSFFYITVYQNGAGEVAPKLIRVKDLNDLETSDFEDLREIVDLKGVPYSFSFFDGRVFLTEIDTYSRIISFLIVNDEITDIQVHFDTGSPSESSIRKRSGQ, from the coding sequence TTGATTAAGGTAGAGAATGTATCGATGAAATTTCGTATGGCCAATGACCATATTACAAGCCTTAAAGAATTTATGGTTAAAAAAATAGTAGGAAAGCTTGAATATAAAGAATTCATTGCTTTGAATGATGTTTCTTTCACAATTGAGAAAGGCGATGTTGTAGGCATTATTGGAAAAAATGGTGCAGGGAAAAGCACTCTCTTAAAAATTATATCTGGGATTTTATCTCCTTCAAAAGGGAAATTAGAGGTTTCAGGAAATATCGCGCCAATGCTAGAGCTTGGGGCAGGATTTGATGTTGACTTGACAGCAAGAGAAAACATCTACTTGAATGGTGCGGTTCTGGGATATTCCAAGAAGTATTTAACCGAACGTTATAATGATATTGTGGAATTCTCAGAACTACATGATTTCATGGACACTCCAATTCGTAACTTCTCATCTGGTATGACTATGCGCTTGGCATTCTCTATAGCCACTTTGGTTAATCCCGATATATTAATCGTAGACGAAATCCTATCTGTCGGAGATTCACAATTTCAGAAAAAAAGCGCTAAAAGAATGCGCGAATTGATGAGTGGAGGGACTACAGTACTCTTAGTCTCACATAGTATTGATCAGATAAGATCGATGTGTAATAAGGTTGTATGGTTAGAGCATGGAACAGTGCGGATGTTTGGCAATGCACAGGAGGTTTGCAGTGAGTACACAGAGTCTTCTAGACAAGAATATTTAGTAAAGGAACAGAAGGAACATCTAGTAAAGGAAAATAGTACAACGTATGAATGGAAAGAACAATTATATACTCCTACACATATTGAAAAAATAGACGAATGTTACTTTATCGTGGATTGCTGGCACCAACGCGTTATTTACAGTAGTAACTTAACCGAACCAATAATTAATTGGAATACACTTTCCGATACTCTTGGGAATCCCCATTCAATCTCAAGCGATGGGAATGTTTTTTTGGTAGATGATGCTGCAGGAAATGAAGTTAGAGCTTTTGTTAAAGAAGGCGACAAGTTTATTCAAACTCAAATATTAGATAGAGTAGGAGAAAGTCCGAATAAAATATTGTATGATGCTCAAGCTCAGAGGTTTTTTGGGATATCGGCCATGTCACAGCATGTCTTTGTTTTAAATAATAGCGGTGACAAAGTTTGGATTGATAAGGTGATAAGATTAGGATATCTACAGGAAAATTCCTACATCAGAAATATTCGTATAATAGATGGAGAACTTTTTTTTGTATCAGGTCCTGGTAAGATTATAGTGGCAGATTATATTAATTCGCCGTTCAATATAATCCGTGAATATAAGGTTCCCTTCGAATTAAGAGGGATGAATGATATTTTGAAAATTGGTTCTTTCTTTTATATTACTGTATATCAAAATGGTGCTGGTGAAGTTGCACCGAAATTGATTAGAGTAAAGGATTTAAATGACCTGGAAACTTCTGATTTTGAAGATTTGAGAGAAATTGTTGATTTAAAAGGAGTGCCATATAGTTTTTCGTTTTTTGACGGTAGGGTATTTTTGACGGAGATAGATACGTACTCTCGAATCATCTCATTTCTGATTGTTAATGATGAAATAACTGATATTCAAGTTCATTTTGATACGGGCAGCCCCAGTGAATCATCTATTAGAAAGCGTAGCGGACAATAA
- a CDS encoding glycoside hydrolase family 99-like domain-containing protein codes for MAKFNLQFYNNETNYTDGEIIEDKILDFVVNNKHNDLNGQNNIDWPLFYHLSHLRENILNWYPFKENCRILEVGAGCGAITRLLCEKANYVASVELTYKRANINFERHKEIENLEIFVGNFENMRFDEKFDYVIVNGVLEYAGGFINSDKPYEDFVRGLSKHLKNDGEVIIAIENRIGMKYFSGAKEDHLGELFVGLNDYVNEKNIRTFSKSEISFLLEESGLALKKFYYPYPDYKFPETIYSDEGFELIPLSYDTHSYDTDRYMFFDEIKMQSVLVKESVGSSFANSFLIVAGKNDEQRESEQEAFTEEILYVKINANRDDSYKIFTMIKKNDRGLAVVKHPLTKKAKEHLKHMAHVFENSKEHNNNISLLPGYIVDDDLVFDFLDLPTVETLLLEKLENRDLQDFMSIINKFRNIIITQNYQVNSYSDKFQQIFGPEVYDGELEFTSYSNIDTLFDNMFYNNEQWIVIDYEWNLDCDLPVNFILWRSIKEFYAKHRHVRFFMEENGVYENYGITPEMINVFYKWEGFFSSVYVKMLNKEIYQKNIITLLDPEQVFKSENLIANLYLDTGDGFNDYEKIQQHFDKNLKEIVLEFDISEYKNIKAIRFDPLEGHACKCSILSSMMDGESVLLKPFNSYSDDSDVDFFITTDPIYLMDNLPPNILKLHLRMKIEVLDEEQAFKEINEKIHQMKEMQEQFQYEIDEIKTENNKLANELKKTLKDKGLLAVERENLLVIKRELSDNNNRLNNEISLLNDQISRLMHEKSILAQEYTTLVTSKIWKSTKPVRLILDSVKNLNKKFVNLIRECFKLILKTKQNLKTIGLTNTIKKIYNKGPESLANVKESGKLAEIVQEHDIWREITQWIENTPHSFVDIFHVPMGWNTPLFQRFQHLSLQAGNVGGISFYGAHPLVDKEIEICEFVTPTLCVINLDNYEIKKKLFEILDNVGGLKIIRLQSIDLATRIEELESFINKGYHIVYEYIDEITPQITGNIPKFVLERHDYILQNSEISIVATADKLFDQIKPYRNQNMELITNGVDYEHWNLNRHAAKCPEDIREIVELGKIVVGYHGALAQWIDYNMLKDLAENKEYVLLLIGYEHDGSLRESGLLDYDNVHFIGSKPYAQLSNYAVFYDIAILPFLLNDITKSVSPVKIFEYMALKKPIVTYALPECLKYESCLIAYSPAEFIEYVEKATTLRMDTTYLTVLTKEALENTWTSITQRTVDLVRRNPIEKVLNNSNHNELSELDVPLSVTAHDRRIYQVLKKVFWRLPLFSPRFKKNFLYNTKKLFKPSLLAHPPSEIQEENGQVMHKEIEGAQKEQIQYIEQILKIPERDKEAFVALTESHYSRVEGDSKIIAYYLTQFHPDEHNEKWWGKGVTEWDNVARAVPQFVGHYQPRLPGELGFYDLRIKENMARQIELAQMHGVFGFSFYYYWFNGERLLEKPIEMFLEDKSLDFPFSLCWANENWTKRFDGTNSGILMEQPKTLESYKNVIHDMVRFLDDSRYITVKGKKMITVYRPGLMPEPDEIIRYWREYCHNQGIGELYIIAVKENMVELDLLGMGFDAISEFHPGTVYTQLKNITHDIEYIRKDFSGEVFDYKDLVEKQKYFNYDLPKLYRAVMPMWDNTARRNNKGMIFQGATPALYKQWLKDVILEGKSRSDLDDQLVFVNAWNEWGEGAYLEPDKKYGYAYLQATKEAVEETR; via the coding sequence ATGGCAAAATTTAATTTGCAGTTTTACAATAATGAAACTAATTATACAGATGGTGAGATTATAGAAGATAAAATATTGGATTTTGTAGTAAATAATAAACACAATGATCTAAATGGACAAAATAATATTGATTGGCCTCTGTTTTATCATCTTTCTCATTTGAGAGAAAATATTTTGAATTGGTATCCCTTCAAGGAGAATTGCAGAATACTTGAAGTGGGTGCAGGTTGTGGCGCAATAACTAGATTATTATGTGAAAAGGCAAATTATGTTGCATCTGTAGAATTAACGTACAAACGTGCTAACATAAATTTTGAACGACATAAAGAGATCGAGAATTTAGAGATATTTGTTGGGAATTTTGAAAACATGAGGTTTGATGAAAAATTTGATTATGTTATTGTAAATGGAGTTTTAGAGTATGCAGGTGGATTTATTAATAGTGATAAACCCTATGAGGATTTTGTAAGAGGTTTGTCAAAACATTTGAAGAACGATGGAGAGGTCATCATTGCAATTGAAAATAGAATAGGAATGAAGTATTTTTCTGGAGCTAAAGAAGATCATCTTGGAGAATTATTTGTAGGATTAAATGATTATGTTAACGAAAAGAACATCAGAACGTTCTCGAAAAGTGAAATAAGTTTTCTATTAGAAGAAAGTGGTTTAGCTCTGAAGAAATTTTATTATCCATACCCTGATTATAAATTTCCGGAGACAATTTATTCTGATGAAGGTTTTGAATTGATTCCTTTATCTTATGATACGCATAGTTATGATACTGACCGTTATATGTTTTTTGATGAAATTAAAATGCAGAGTGTTTTAGTTAAAGAGAGTGTGGGAAGTTCATTTGCGAATTCATTTCTAATCGTTGCGGGAAAGAACGATGAACAAAGAGAATCTGAACAAGAAGCATTCACTGAAGAAATATTATATGTGAAAATTAATGCTAACAGAGATGATTCCTATAAGATATTTACTATGATTAAGAAGAATGATAGGGGATTAGCGGTTGTTAAGCATCCTCTCACCAAAAAAGCAAAAGAGCATTTAAAGCATATGGCACACGTATTTGAGAATTCGAAAGAACATAATAATAACATTTCTTTATTGCCTGGTTATATTGTAGACGATGATCTAGTCTTTGACTTCCTTGATCTACCTACAGTTGAAACTTTATTACTGGAAAAACTTGAAAATAGAGACCTTCAGGATTTTATGTCAATTATAAATAAATTTAGAAATATAATAATAACTCAAAACTATCAAGTGAATTCTTATTCGGATAAGTTTCAACAAATATTCGGTCCAGAAGTATATGATGGGGAGTTAGAATTTACCTCTTATAGCAATATAGACACTTTATTTGATAATATGTTCTATAATAACGAACAATGGATCGTAATTGATTATGAATGGAATTTGGATTGTGATTTACCTGTGAACTTCATTTTATGGCGATCTATTAAAGAATTCTATGCAAAGCATAGACATGTTAGATTTTTCATGGAAGAGAATGGTGTGTATGAGAATTATGGTATTACTCCTGAAATGATAAATGTATTTTATAAATGGGAAGGTTTCTTTTCTTCTGTCTATGTCAAGATGTTAAATAAAGAAATATACCAAAAGAATATTATAACTCTTCTTGATCCGGAGCAGGTTTTCAAATCGGAGAATTTAATTGCAAATCTGTATTTAGACACAGGGGACGGATTTAATGATTACGAAAAGATTCAACAGCACTTTGATAAAAATTTAAAGGAAATTGTTTTGGAATTTGATATTAGCGAATACAAAAATATTAAAGCTATTCGGTTTGATCCTCTCGAAGGCCATGCTTGCAAGTGTTCAATATTATCTTCTATGATGGATGGGGAGTCAGTCCTTTTAAAACCCTTTAATTCTTATTCAGATGATTCTGACGTAGACTTTTTTATAACAACTGATCCCATTTACTTAATGGATAATTTACCACCAAATATACTTAAATTACATCTTAGAATGAAAATTGAAGTTCTTGATGAGGAGCAGGCTTTTAAAGAGATTAATGAAAAAATACACCAAATGAAAGAAATGCAAGAGCAGTTTCAGTATGAAATTGATGAAATAAAGACTGAAAACAATAAACTTGCAAATGAATTGAAAAAAACGCTAAAAGATAAGGGATTACTTGCTGTTGAGCGTGAGAATCTTCTGGTTATCAAAAGAGAATTGAGCGATAATAATAATCGTTTAAATAATGAAATATCATTATTAAACGATCAAATCAGTCGATTAATGCATGAAAAATCAATATTAGCTCAAGAGTACACTACTTTAGTTACTTCGAAGATATGGAAATCAACTAAACCCGTAAGACTTATATTAGACAGTGTTAAAAACTTGAATAAGAAGTTTGTAAATTTAATAAGAGAATGCTTCAAACTAATCTTAAAGACAAAACAAAACTTAAAAACAATAGGTTTAACGAATACTATCAAAAAAATTTACAATAAAGGTCCAGAGTCATTAGCTAATGTTAAAGAGTCAGGCAAATTAGCTGAAATTGTTCAAGAACATGATATTTGGCGGGAGATCACTCAATGGATTGAAAATACTCCGCATTCATTTGTTGATATATTCCATGTACCAATGGGCTGGAATACCCCACTGTTTCAGAGATTTCAACACTTATCTCTTCAAGCGGGTAATGTTGGGGGGATTTCTTTTTATGGTGCTCATCCATTAGTAGATAAAGAAATAGAGATTTGTGAATTTGTCACTCCAACATTATGTGTAATCAATTTAGACAACTATGAAATTAAGAAGAAGCTTTTTGAAATATTGGATAATGTGGGTGGTCTCAAAATTATACGCCTCCAATCGATAGATCTTGCTACTAGAATTGAAGAATTAGAGTCATTTATCAATAAGGGCTACCATATCGTTTATGAATACATTGATGAAATTACACCTCAGATTACTGGGAATATTCCTAAGTTTGTCTTAGAACGTCATGATTATATACTGCAAAATTCAGAAATATCAATAGTTGCTACAGCCGACAAATTGTTTGATCAAATTAAACCGTATCGCAATCAAAATATGGAGTTAATAACTAATGGCGTTGACTATGAGCATTGGAATCTTAATAGGCATGCTGCAAAATGCCCAGAGGATATTCGAGAGATTGTTGAACTAGGGAAAATTGTAGTTGGTTACCATGGAGCATTGGCTCAATGGATCGACTATAATATGCTGAAAGATTTAGCTGAGAACAAAGAATACGTTTTGTTGCTGATAGGATATGAGCATGATGGATCGTTAAGAGAAAGTGGACTATTAGACTACGACAATGTGCATTTTATTGGGTCAAAACCATACGCACAGCTTAGTAATTACGCTGTTTTCTATGATATAGCCATTTTGCCGTTTTTGCTAAATGATATTACCAAATCTGTTTCTCCTGTAAAGATATTTGAATATATGGCTTTGAAAAAGCCTATTGTTACTTATGCACTTCCTGAGTGCCTGAAATACGAATCTTGTTTAATTGCCTATAGTCCAGCTGAGTTTATTGAATATGTTGAGAAAGCTACAACTTTGCGTATGGATACTACTTACCTTACAGTATTGACTAAAGAAGCATTGGAGAATACATGGACTTCCATAACTCAGCGTACAGTTGATTTAGTTAGACGTAATCCAATTGAAAAAGTATTAAACAATAGTAATCATAATGAGTTATCAGAATTGGATGTTCCTCTATCAGTTACGGCTCATGACAGACGAATTTATCAAGTTTTAAAGAAAGTATTTTGGAGGCTTCCATTATTCAGTCCGAGGTTTAAAAAAAATTTTTTGTATAATACTAAGAAATTATTTAAACCAAGTCTGCTTGCACACCCTCCCTCAGAAATACAGGAGGAGAATGGTCAAGTTATGCATAAGGAAATTGAAGGAGCTCAAAAAGAACAAATTCAATATATTGAACAGATATTGAAAATTCCAGAGCGTGATAAGGAAGCTTTTGTAGCTCTTACAGAATCACATTATAGTAGGGTTGAAGGAGACAGTAAGATAATTGCTTACTACTTAACTCAATTTCACCCAGATGAACATAATGAGAAGTGGTGGGGAAAGGGAGTTACAGAATGGGACAATGTTGCGCGTGCAGTTCCTCAATTTGTCGGACACTATCAACCACGGTTACCTGGTGAGTTAGGGTTCTATGATTTAAGGATTAAGGAAAACATGGCCCGCCAAATAGAATTGGCACAGATGCATGGGGTCTTTGGTTTCTCTTTTTATTATTATTGGTTTAACGGGGAGCGACTTCTGGAGAAACCGATTGAAATGTTTCTTGAAGATAAGAGCCTCGATTTTCCATTTTCTCTTTGCTGGGCCAATGAAAACTGGACTAAGCGTTTTGATGGAACGAACTCTGGAATATTGATGGAGCAGCCAAAAACTTTGGAAAGCTATAAAAATGTGATTCACGATATGGTTAGATTTTTAGATGATAGCCGTTACATCACTGTAAAAGGTAAAAAAATGATAACGGTTTACAGACCAGGGTTAATGCCTGAACCTGATGAGATAATTCGGTATTGGCGAGAGTATTGCCACAACCAAGGCATAGGTGAGTTATATATTATCGCGGTGAAGGAAAATATGGTTGAGTTAGATCTGCTTGGAATGGGATTTGATGCAATCTCAGAGTTCCATCCAGGCACCGTCTATACTCAACTGAAAAATATTACACATGACATCGAATATATTCGTAAAGATTTCTCAGGTGAGGTGTTTGATTATAAAGACTTGGTTGAGAAGCAAAAATACTTTAATTATGATCTACCTAAGCTTTATCGGGCAGTTATGCCAATGTGGGATAATACTGCTCGTAGAAACAACAAAGGAATGATTTTTCAAGGTGCAACACCTGCATTGTATAAGCAATGGTTAAAAGACGTGATTTTAGAAGGAAAGAGCAGGTCGGACTTAGATGACCAATTAGTATTTGTTAATGCGTGGAATGAATGGGGAGAGGGTGCTTATCTAGAACCTGATAAAAAATATGGATATGCTTATTTGCAAGCAACGAAAGAGGCAGTAGAGGAAACAAGATGA